ACGGTTCCAGCGGCTGCAAACCGTTCAGAAAGGCGCACGCCTGCGGCAAGGACTCCACCGCGTAGACGGCGGCGCCGCCGACCACCGCCGCCTCGCCGGCGCTGTCGGCAGGCAGCACGAAAGCGCGACCGGCGGCGTGGCACTGGCAGGCCATCGCCAAGGCGCCGCGCACCGGGCGCACCGCGCCGCTGAGCGCCAGCTCGCCGGCGAATTCGAAACGGGCGATGTCGTCGTTCTTCACCTGGCCCGAAGCCAGCAGGATGCCAATGGCGATGGGGAGGTCGAAGCGGCCGGAGTCCTTGGGCAGGTCGGCCGGAGCGAGATTGACGGTGATCTTGCGGGCGGGAAATTCGAAGCCCGAGGTGAGAATGGCGGCGCGGACGCGGTCCCGGCTTTCCTTCACCTCGGTGTCGGGCAGGCCGACGATGTTGAACGCGGGCAGGCCGTTGGCCAGGTGGACCTCGACGGCCACCTCCGGGGCGTCAAGCCCGGACAACGCCCTGCTCGCCACCACCGCCAGCGTCATGGCGCTCAGGAATGGCCGAGTTCGGACTGTTCCTCCACCTTGGCCGCGGCCTCGTCCGGAAACGCCTGGGACTCAAGCCTGGCCAGGCGCGACTCCAGCGCCGCCAGCTTTTCCCGGGTGCGCGCCAGCACCGCCTGCTGCACGTCGAACTCCTCGCGCGTCACCAGATCCATCTTGGAAAAGGTGGAGGCCATCATCGCGCGGACGTTCTTTTCGATGTCCTTGGCCGGGCTGGCTGCGATGGTCTCGCTGATCTTGGCGCTGATTTCTTCAAACAGTTTCTGGCTCAACATGGTCGCGGCTCCTGCGTGTCTTGGATACCCAGCCGAGTGTAGCAAAAAGCGCCCCCGCCCTCCCGCTTTTCCTGCCTGCGCGGACAGGGAAGGCCGGCAGATCGGCGCGAAAGCATGACGCGGCGCAGCAATGCACCAAAACCGTGCAGCATAAACAGGCCCCATGCACAAGGAAAGTGCCAAAACGGACAGCGCGCCCTTTTTTGCAGTGCACCACAATTCCAAGAACGCCCCGCGCGGGCTGGCACGATTCCTGCATAACCATCCGCAGCAGAACCATCTGTCAATCGTCCGAGAAGGAGCCGCCATGAAACTCGTTACCGCAGTGATCAAGCCGTTCAAGCTTGACGAAGTCCGCGAAGCGCTGTCCGCCATCGGCGTACAGGGCATCACCGTCTCCGAGGTCAAGGGCTTCGGCCGCCAGAAAGGCCATACCGAGCTGTATCGCGGCGCCGAGTACGTCGTCGACTTCCTGCCCAAGGTGAAGCTGGAGATCGCCATCGACGACGCGCTGCTGGACCAGGTGGTGGAGGCGATTGAGAAATCCGCCCGCACCGGCAAGATCGGCGACGGCAAGATATTTGTCTACGACCTGGAGCAGGTGATCCGCATCCGCACCGGCGAGACCGGCGCCGACGCGGTCTGAGCGCTTTGTGAAACTGGGGAAACCATAATGAAAAAGATACTCGCTGCAATGGCTTCCGGGCTCGCCGCCCTCTCCCTGCCCGCGCTGGCCGATGCGCCGGCCGGCCCGGCGGTGGCCGCCGCCAAGGTGATCAACTCCGGCGACACCGCCTGGATGCTGACCTCCACCGCCCTGGTGCTGTTCATGACCATTCCCGGCCTGGCGCTGTTCTATGGCGGCATGGTCCGCAAGAAGAACGTGCTGGCCACGCTGATGCAGAGCTTCGCCATCACCGCGCTGGTGACCGTGCTGTGGGCCGTCGTCGGCTACAGCCTGGCCTTCACCGTCGGCACCCCCTATATCGGCGACCTGTCCCGCGTGCTGCTGGACGGCATGGTGTACATGAAGGACGCCGGCAAGCTGGCGGTGCATCCGCTGGCCGGCACCATCCCGGAATCGGTGTTCATGACCTTCCAGATGACCTTCGCCATCATCACCCCGGCGCTGATCACCGGCGCCTTCGCCGAGCGGATGAAGTTCTCTGCGATGCTGGTCTTCATGGCGCTGTGGTCTCTGCTGGTCTATGTGCCGGTCGCCCACTGGGTATGGGCGCCGGGCGGCTGGATGGGCGACAAGGGCGTGCTGGACTTCGCCGGCGGCACCGTGGTGCACATCAATGCCGGCGTGGCCGGCCTGGTGACCGCGCTGGTGCTGGGCAAGCGCGTCGGCTTCGGCCGCGAGGCGATGCCGCCCCACAACCTGGTGCTGACCCTGGTGGGCGCGTCGATGCTGTGGGTGGGCTGGTTCGGCTTCAACGCCGGCTCGGCGGGCGCCGCCGACGGCCGCGCCGGCATGGCGATGGTCACCACCCAGGTCGCCACCGCGATGGCCGCGCTGGCCTGGATGTTCGCCGAATGGATCGCCAAGAAAAAGCCTTCGGTACTGGGCATCGCCTCCGGCGCGGTGGCCGGCCTGGTGGCCATCACCCCGGCCGCCGGCTTCGTCGACGTCAAGGGCGCGCTGGCCATCGGCCTGGCCGCCGGCGTGATCTGCTTCTGGGGCGCCACCGGCCTGAAACACATGATGGGCTACGACGACTCGCTGGACGCTTTCGGCGTGCACGGCGTGGGCGGCATCCTGGGCGCGCTGCTGACCGGCGTGTTCGCGGTCAAGGACATCGGCGGCGCCGACGGCAGCCTGGCCACCCAGGCGCTGGGCGTGGGCGTGACCATCGTCTACTGCGGCGTGGTCACCTTCATCCTGCTGAAGCTGGTGGACATCGTGCTCGGCCTGCGCGTCGCGGAGGACGAGGAACGCGAAGGCCTGGATCTGGTGCTGCACGGCGAGCGGGTGGAATAAGCCGCCGGATCGAAAGATTGTTGTGTAAGGGACTTGGCGGGGCTTCGGCCCCGTTTTTTTTGCGCCTGGCGCATGAAAAAACCGGCCAGCGGCCGGTTGGGATGGTGAGACAAGCTTACTTGACGATGCGCAGGCTGGGACGGCCGCTGGGACGGCCCGGGGTCGGGTCGTCGCCGCCGGATTCGGGCGCCTGCTCGGCGTCCACCGGACGCAGCGCGGCGGCCTCCTCGCTCATCGGCTCCACCTCGAACCCCATGCCCTCGCCGGTTTCCCGCGCGAAGATGGACATCACGTTGCCGATCGGCACCCAGATGTCGCGCGACACGCCGCCGAAGCGGGCGGAAAACGAAACCCACTCATTGTCGATGCGCAGATTCTTGGTCGCGGTCTCGGCGATGTTGAGCACGATCTCGTTGTTCTTCACGTACTCGAGCGGCACGTCGGTGCGGCTGTTCACCCACACCACGATGTACGGGGTGTAGCCATTGTCGCCGCACCATTGGTGCAGCGCGCGCAGCATGTACGGCTTGGTGCTGGAGCTCATCGCGTCTCCTTACTTGCGCATCGCCTTTTCGGACGGCGTCAGCGAATCGATGAAGGACTGGCGCTGGAAGATGCGCTCGGCGTACTTCAGGATGGGCGCGGCGCTCTTGCCCAGATCGATGTTGTAATGCTCCAGGCGCCACATCAGCGGCGCGATGGCCACGTCGATCATCGAGAAATCGTCGCCCAGCATGAATTTCTGCTTGGAGAAGATCGGGGCGATGGTGGTCAGGCCGTCGCGGATGGCTTCGCGCGCCTTGGTCGCTTCCTTGCCGGTGGCGCCGGCTTCCAGCGTCTTCACGTGGATGAACAGCTCGTTCTCGAAACGGTACAGGAACAGGCGGGCGCGGGCGCGCATCACCGGATCGGCCGGCATCAGCTGCGGGTGCGGGAAACGCTCGTCGATGTATTCGTTGATGATGTTGGACTCGTGCAGGATCAGGTCGCGCTCCACCAGAACCGGCACTTCGTTGTACGGGTTCATCACAGCCAGGTCTTCCGGCTTGTTATGGATATCCACATCGATGATTTCGAAATCCATTCCCTTTTCGAAGAGCACGATACGGCAGCGCTGGCTGAACGGGCAGGTGATTCCGGAGTAGAGGGTCATCATGGCGGAGAAAATCCTTGACTAGCTTAATGAATGGATGCAGCAGCGCATTGTAGCACTCTCAACCGTCCCCTTCCAGTTTTTCAGCACAACATCATGATTATTAAAGAAAAAGGCGGAATTTCTTCCGCCTTTTCTCAGGAGTGCCCGCGCGTCAATGCACGTCGCGCCAGTATTCCTTCTTCAACAGGTAGACCAGCGGGAACAGCAGCAGGCCGAGGAACATCACCACCACGTAGCCGATCTGCTGGCGCTTCACCGCGGCGGGTTCGCCGATGTAGACCAGGAAGTTGGTCAGGTCGCGCATGCGGCGGTCGAACTCGGCGGTGTTGGCCTTGCCGTTTTCCAGCTTGGTCAGCGTGCCGGCCTTGACCAGTTCGAGCTTGTGCTCCTCGTGGCCCTCGGCGTTCTTCACCGTCTTCAGCTCCTGCTCGCCCTGCCATTCCCAGAAGATGTGCGGCATGCCCACCTTGTCGAACACCAGGTTGTTCCAGCCGGTCGGACGCGACGGATCGCGGTAGAAGCCGCGCAGATAGCTGTACAGGTAATCGGCGCCGCGGGAACGGGCGATCAGCGACAGGTCGGGCGGCGTGGCGCCGAACCAGGCCTTGGCATCCTGCTTGTTCATCGCGATGTTCATCGGGTCGCCGATCTTGGCGCCTTCCGGCATCAGGTCGGCCTTGATCTGCTCCTCGCTCAGGCCGATGTCCTCCAGCCGGTTGTAGCGCATCATGCTGGCCGAGTGGCAGGAGAGGCAGTAGTTGGCGAAGATCTGCGCGCCGCGCTGCAGGCTCTCGGTGTCCTGGATGTCGATGTTCGCCTTGTCGAGCGCGGGACCGCCCTCGTTGGCGAAGACCGGCATCGCGAAGGGCAGCGCCAGCGCCGCGGCGGCGATCAGGTGACGGATCTTGTTGTTCATTTTCCTTATCCCCTTGCTTACACGTTCATGGCGAACAGCGCGGCCAGGAACACGGTCAGCGCCACCATGGCCACGAACTGGATCTGGCGCTTGGCGTTGGTGTCGGTCACGCGCTCCGGCACCGGGACGCTGCCCACGTCGTTCTTGGTATAGAACGGCATGCCCAGGAAGAAGGCGAAGTAGATCACCGAGAAGATCTGCGAGATCAGCGTGCGCACTTCGGTCGGCGGCATCGCGCCCAGGATGCCCAGGCCGATGAACGCGGCGATGAACAGCACCAGCGCGATCTTGAACTTGGGACCGCGGTAGCGGATGGACTTGATCGGCGAGCGGTCCAGCCACGGCAGGAAAGCGATCAGCACCACGGCCGCCCCCATCGCCAGCACGCCCCACACCTGGGTGCCGGCGAACGACGGCACCGCGCGCAGAATCGCGTAGAACGGGGTGAAGTACCACACCGGGGCGATGTGCGGCGGCGTCTTCAACGGGTCTGCCTGGTCGAAGTTCGGATGTTCCAGGAAGTAGCCGCCCATTTCCGGCAGGAAGAACACGATCACCGAGAACACGATCATGAACACCACCACGCCGAGGATGTCCTTGATGGTGTAGTACGGGTGGGAGTAGATGCCGTCCAGGTACAGGCCGGTATTCGGGTCCTTGGGCTGCTTCTTGATCTCCACGCCGTCCGGGTTGTTGGAGCCCACCTCGTGCAGCGCCATCAGGTGGGCCACCACCAGCGCCAGCAGCACCAGCGGCACCGCGATCACGTGCAGCGCGAAGAAGCGGTTCAGCGTGGCGTCGGACACCACGTAGTCGCCGCGGATCCACACCGACAGGTCGGGGCCGATCACCGGAATGGAGCCGAACAGATTGACGATCACCTGGGCGCCCCAGAACGACATCTGGCCCCAGGGCAGCAGGTAGCCCATGAAGGCCTCGGCCATCAGGCACAGGAAGATCAGCGTGCCGAACACCCAGACCAGCTCGCGCGGCTGCTTGTACGATCCGTAGATCAGGCCGCGGAACATGTGCAGGTAAACCACGACGAAGAACATCGAGGCGCCTGTGGAGTGCATGTAGCGGATGATCCAGCCGCCTGCCACGTCGCGCATGATGTACTCGACCGAGGCGAAGG
This genomic window from Chromobacterium violaceum ATCC 12472 contains:
- a CDS encoding accessory factor UbiK family protein, translating into MLSQKLFEEISAKISETIAASPAKDIEKNVRAMMASTFSKMDLVTREEFDVQQAVLARTREKLAALESRLARLESQAFPDEAAAKVEEQSELGHS
- the glnK gene encoding P-II family nitrogen regulator yields the protein MKLVTAVIKPFKLDEVREALSAIGVQGITVSEVKGFGRQKGHTELYRGAEYVVDFLPKVKLEIAIDDALLDQVVEAIEKSARTGKIGDGKIFVYDLEQVIRIRTGETGADAV
- a CDS encoding ammonium transporter, with product MKKILAAMASGLAALSLPALADAPAGPAVAAAKVINSGDTAWMLTSTALVLFMTIPGLALFYGGMVRKKNVLATLMQSFAITALVTVLWAVVGYSLAFTVGTPYIGDLSRVLLDGMVYMKDAGKLAVHPLAGTIPESVFMTFQMTFAIITPALITGAFAERMKFSAMLVFMALWSLLVYVPVAHWVWAPGGWMGDKGVLDFAGGTVVHINAGVAGLVTALVLGKRVGFGREAMPPHNLVLTLVGASMLWVGWFGFNAGSAGAADGRAGMAMVTTQVATAMAALAWMFAEWIAKKKPSVLGIASGAVAGLVAITPAAGFVDVKGALAIGLAAGVICFWGATGLKHMMGYDDSLDAFGVHGVGGILGALLTGVFAVKDIGGADGSLATQALGVGVTIVYCGVVTFILLKLVDIVLGLRVAEDEEREGLDLVLHGERVE
- a CDS encoding ClpXP protease specificity-enhancing factor codes for the protein MSSSTKPYMLRALHQWCGDNGYTPYIVVWVNSRTDVPLEYVKNNEIVLNIAETATKNLRIDNEWVSFSARFGGVSRDIWVPIGNVMSIFARETGEGMGFEVEPMSEEAAALRPVDAEQAPESGGDDPTPGRPSGRPSLRIVK
- a CDS encoding glutathione S-transferase N-terminal domain-containing protein is translated as MMTLYSGITCPFSQRCRIVLFEKGMDFEIIDVDIHNKPEDLAVMNPYNEVPVLVERDLILHESNIINEYIDERFPHPQLMPADPVMRARARLFLYRFENELFIHVKTLEAGATGKEATKAREAIRDGLTTIAPIFSKQKFMLGDDFSMIDVAIAPLMWRLEHYNIDLGKSAAPILKYAERIFQRQSFIDSLTPSEKAMRK
- a CDS encoding cytochrome c1 gives rise to the protein MNNKIRHLIAAAALALPFAMPVFANEGGPALDKANIDIQDTESLQRGAQIFANYCLSCHSASMMRYNRLEDIGLSEEQIKADLMPEGAKIGDPMNIAMNKQDAKAWFGATPPDLSLIARSRGADYLYSYLRGFYRDPSRPTGWNNLVFDKVGMPHIFWEWQGEQELKTVKNAEGHEEHKLELVKAGTLTKLENGKANTAEFDRRMRDLTNFLVYIGEPAAVKRQQIGYVVVMFLGLLLFPLVYLLKKEYWRDVH
- a CDS encoding cytochrome b — encoded protein: MSKAQKLLNWVDARFPLTALWESQWGKYVAPKNFNFWYFFGSLAMLVLVLQIVTGIFLTMNYKPDGTLNAAGIPVAFASVEYIMRDVAGGWIIRYMHSTGASMFFVVVYLHMFRGLIYGSYKQPRELVWVFGTLIFLCLMAEAFMGYLLPWGQMSFWGAQVIVNLFGSIPVIGPDLSVWIRGDYVVSDATLNRFFALHVIAVPLVLLALVVAHLMALHEVGSNNPDGVEIKKQPKDPNTGLYLDGIYSHPYYTIKDILGVVVFMIVFSVIVFFLPEMGGYFLEHPNFDQADPLKTPPHIAPVWYFTPFYAILRAVPSFAGTQVWGVLAMGAAVVLIAFLPWLDRSPIKSIRYRGPKFKIALVLFIAAFIGLGILGAMPPTEVRTLISQIFSVIYFAFFLGMPFYTKNDVGSVPVPERVTDTNAKRQIQFVAMVALTVFLAALFAMNV